In the genome of Raphanus sativus cultivar WK10039 chromosome 4, ASM80110v3, whole genome shotgun sequence, one region contains:
- the LOC108829903 gene encoding uncharacterized protein LOC108829903, whose translation MGEINDDDWRNDLDISGLSLMDEDDSLLLFPDHTSGSDKEDRGLDWFGDDLRKSLAWDKAFFTNAGVLEPDELCHMIESNHVLGEKRVLATIQEDVKRSTESISSTLKSDCCSTVETSHQDRVLFEDVVTASSQRSPPAVSTHIRASTHSPTPSTLDSHAKVKPNAIHKRPSIRAQGLGKVTNKPVAAKEHNTSMSRPSTGLISKSVRASVDVNKTKQGESLTISRRVRSIVSKPGPPSKSALRSFSSSSVASKNELLTSSCSSLESCISASSSSASKKSVLKQKKASNSLVTTSRTASRLIGQSRVSPLSASSTYKPRLPSSNASAFLSASVDWSFNSPMRASTPNKMGKGKKKTVSGGSSPAIDQQGTKHSSVVNGATTLSSDSVTKPTGLRVPSPKLGYFDGGARSSVARTPTGSCTGPVSGSAKHGGRSLNESTTSSRTKSRLIQESAKGSRPVSRSSRLIVSASSASSPKITTNKKTYSKVSAEEQLNGDAGGR comes from the exons ATGGGAGAGATCAACGATGATGACTGGAGAAACGACCTCGATATCTCTGGACTTAGTCTGATGGACGAGGACGATAGCCTCCTCCTCTTCCCTGATCACACCTCAG gtAGTGATAAGGAAGACAGAGGTCTTGATTGGTTTGGGGATGATCTGAGAAAGAGTCTTGCTTGGGACAAAGCCTTTTTCACCAATGCAG GTGTTCTGGAGCCTGATGAACTGTGTCATATGATTGAAAGCAATCATGTGTTGGGTGAGAAGAGAGTTTTGGCGACTATTCAAGAGGATGTGAAGAGATCAACGGAGTCTATTTCTTCTACATTGAAGAGTGACTGCTGCAGCACTGTGGAGACGAGTCATCAGGATCGTGTTTTGTTTGAGGATGTAGTAACAGCGTCAAGCCAAAGGTCTCCTCCTGCTGTGTCTACTCATATAAGAGCGTCAACACATAGCCCaa CTCCAAGTACACTTGACTCTCACGCAAAG GTGAAACCCAATGCTATTCATAAAAGGCCAAGTATTAGGGCACAAGGGTTAGGGAAGGTGACAAACAAG CCTGTTGCTGCAAAAGAACACAATACATCAATGTCCAGGCCATCCACTGGACTGATCAGCAAAAGTGTAAGAGCTTCGGTAGATGTTAACAAAACCAAACAAGGTGAATCGCTTACAATCTCAAGGAGGGTTAGATCCATTGTATCAAAACCTGGACCGCCATCCAAATCTGCTTTAaggtctttttcttcttcttcagtagCCTCCAAGAACGAGTTATTAACATCTTCCTGCTCTTCACTTGAGAGCTGTATCAGTGCTTCTTCCTCAAGCGCTTCTAAAAAGTCAGTACTAAAGCAGAAGAAAGCTTCGAATTCTTTGGTCACCACATCCAGAACTGCATCTAGACTCATAGGCCAGTCTAGAGTTTCACCTCTCTCAGCCAGTAGCACATACAAGCCCAGGCTCCCCTCCTCTAATGCATCTGCTTTTCTAAGTGCTTCTGTTGACTGgtcttttaattcaccgatgAGAGCTTCTACACCTAATAAAATGGGTAAAGGTAAGAAGAAAACTGTATCTGGTGGAAGCAGCCCTGCAATTGATCAACAGGGAACTAAACATAGTTCTGTTGTCAATGGAGCTACTACTCTGAGTTCAGATTCCGTGACGAAACCAACAGGACTCCGTGTGCCATCACCAAAACTAGGCTACTTTGATGGAGGAGCGAGGAGCAGCGTAGCAAGAACACCCACAGGATCATGTACAGGTCCGGTAAGTGGCTCAGCAAAACATGGAGGTCGCAGTCTGAATGAATCAACAACTTCTAGTAGGACCAAGTCTCGTCTTATACAAGAATCCGCAAAGGGCAGCAGGCCCGTTTCAAGGAGTTCCAGGCTGATTGTCTCAGCTTCTTCTGCGTCTTCTCCAAAGATTACCACCAACAAGAAGACTTACTCAAAGGTCAGTGCAGAGGAACAACTCAACGGCGATGCAGGTGGAAGATAA
- the LOC108848428 gene encoding cell number regulator 8, which yields MAGEDSREAQRCEESSPLLQVNESKICSKGDDNTKTTKAAEEHGWTADGLPVSHGSVIGEPIGRNQWSSGLFSCLGRNDEFCSSDLEVCLLGSVAPCVLYGSNAERLGSAPGTFSNHCLTYLGLYFVGNSLFGWNCLAPWFSYSSRSAIRRRFNLEGSFEAMNRSCGCCGSCIEDEMQREHMETTCDFVTHVLCHTCALCQEGREIRRKVLHPGFNAQSTVVVLPPSEQTMGRK from the exons ATGGCGGGAGAAGACAGCCGCGAAGCTCAACGATGCGAGGAATCGAGTCCTCTCTTGCAAGTGAACGAAAGCAAGATCTGCTCCAAAGGAGACGACAACACCAAGACGACGAAAGCGGCGGAGGAACACGGATGGACGGCGGATGGATTGCCGGTGAGCCACGGGAGCGTGATCGGCGAGCCGATCGGGAGAAACCAGTGGAGTTCCGGTCTTTTTTCCTGTCTCGGCCGAAACGATGAGTTCTGCAGCAGCGATCTCGAAGTTT GTCTCCTTGGAAGTGTGGCTCCATGTGTGTTGTATGGAAGCAATGCAGAGAGGCTTGGGTCTGCTCCTGGAACCTTTTCCAATCACTGCTTGACGTATTTAGGTTTGTACTTTGTCGGCAACTCTTTGTTTGGTTGGAACTGTCTTGCTCCTTGGTTCTCTTATTCCAGCCGCTCTGCCATTCGCCGAAGGTTTAACCTTGAG GGAAGCTTTGAGGCGATGAACAGGTCATGTGGTTGCTGCGGTAGCTGCATAGAAGACGAGATGCAAAGGGAGCATATGGAGACGACTTGTGACTTTGTGACACATGTTCTTTGCCATACATGTGCACTTTGCCAAGAAGGCCGTGAGATCCGCAGGAAGGTTCTTCACCCTGGTTTCAATGCTCAGTCCACTGTGGTCGTGCTTCCACCAAGTGAACAAACCATGGGACGCAAGTGA
- the LOC108849562 gene encoding peroxidase 21 isoform X1, which translates to MAIVKMPFSFLAFFCLLLQLFSIFNIGNAELEMNYYRESCPRAEEIIRQQVETLYYKHGNTAVSWLRNLFHDCVVKSCDASLLLETARGVESEQKSTRSFGMRNFKYVKTIKDALEKECPGTVSCADIVALSARDGIVMLKGPKIDMIKTGRRDSRGSYLRDVEALVPNHNDSLSSVLSNFNSIGIDVEATVALLGAHSVGRVHCVNLVHRLYPTIDPTLDPNYALYLKKRCPTPNPNPKEVLYSRNDPETPMVVDNMYYKNIIAHKGLLVIDDELATDPRTAPFVAKMAADNGYFHEQFSRAIRLLSETNPLTGDQGEIRKDCRYVN; encoded by the exons ATGGCCATCGTGAAGATGCCCTTCAGCTTTTTGGCTTTCTTTTGCCTGTTATTGCAGTTATTTTCCATCTTTAATATCG GAAATGCGGAACTGGAGATGAATTATTACAGAGAGAGTTGCCCGAGAGCGGAAGAGATTATCAGACAACAAGTGGAGACGCTTTACTACAAACACGGCAATACAGCCGTGTCTTGGCTCCGTAATCTCTTCCATGACTGCGTCGTCAAG TCGTGTGATGCGTCACTGCTACTAGAGACAGCAAGAGGAGTTGAATCTGAGCAAAAGTCAACGAGAAGTTTTGGTATGAGAAACTTTAAGTACGTTAAGACTATCAAAGACGCACTCGAGAAAGAATGTCCTGGAACAGTCTCTTGCGCTGATATTGTTGCTCTCTCTGCTAGAGATGGTATTGTCATG TTGAAAGGGCCAAAGATAGATATGATAAAGACAGGAAGGAGAGACAGTAGGGGGAGCTACTTGAGAGATGTTGAGGCTCTAGTTCCTAACCACAATGACTCTCTCTCATCTGTTCTCTCAAACTTTAACTCCATCGGCATCGATGTTGAAGCCACCGTTGCTCTCTTAG GTGCTCACTCAGTGGGTAGAGTCCACTGCGTTAACCTAGTGCACCGACTATACCCAACGATTGACCCGACTCTCGACCCAAACTACGCACTTTACTTGAAAAAACGTTGCCCTACTccaaatccgaacccgaaggaGGTCTTATACTCCCGCAACGACCCTGAGACTCCAATGGTTGTGGACAACATGTATTACAAGAACATCATAGCTCATAAAGGGCTCCTTGTCATCGATGATGAGCTAGCCACCGATCCGAGGACCGCACCTTTTGTGGCGAAGATGGCTGCGGACAATGGTTACTTCCATGAGCAATTCTCACGCGCTATCAGGCTCTTGTCTGAGACCAATCCTCTCACCGGTGACCAAGGGGAGATCAGGAAGGATTGTCGCTATGTGAACTAA
- the LOC108849562 gene encoding peroxidase 21 isoform X2: MNYYRESCPRAEEIIRQQVETLYYKHGNTAVSWLRNLFHDCVVKSCDASLLLETARGVESEQKSTRSFGMRNFKYVKTIKDALEKECPGTVSCADIVALSARDGIVMLKGPKIDMIKTGRRDSRGSYLRDVEALVPNHNDSLSSVLSNFNSIGIDVEATVALLGAHSVGRVHCVNLVHRLYPTIDPTLDPNYALYLKKRCPTPNPNPKEVLYSRNDPETPMVVDNMYYKNIIAHKGLLVIDDELATDPRTAPFVAKMAADNGYFHEQFSRAIRLLSETNPLTGDQGEIRKDCRYVN, encoded by the exons ATGAATTATTACAGAGAGAGTTGCCCGAGAGCGGAAGAGATTATCAGACAACAAGTGGAGACGCTTTACTACAAACACGGCAATACAGCCGTGTCTTGGCTCCGTAATCTCTTCCATGACTGCGTCGTCAAG TCGTGTGATGCGTCACTGCTACTAGAGACAGCAAGAGGAGTTGAATCTGAGCAAAAGTCAACGAGAAGTTTTGGTATGAGAAACTTTAAGTACGTTAAGACTATCAAAGACGCACTCGAGAAAGAATGTCCTGGAACAGTCTCTTGCGCTGATATTGTTGCTCTCTCTGCTAGAGATGGTATTGTCATG TTGAAAGGGCCAAAGATAGATATGATAAAGACAGGAAGGAGAGACAGTAGGGGGAGCTACTTGAGAGATGTTGAGGCTCTAGTTCCTAACCACAATGACTCTCTCTCATCTGTTCTCTCAAACTTTAACTCCATCGGCATCGATGTTGAAGCCACCGTTGCTCTCTTAG GTGCTCACTCAGTGGGTAGAGTCCACTGCGTTAACCTAGTGCACCGACTATACCCAACGATTGACCCGACTCTCGACCCAAACTACGCACTTTACTTGAAAAAACGTTGCCCTACTccaaatccgaacccgaaggaGGTCTTATACTCCCGCAACGACCCTGAGACTCCAATGGTTGTGGACAACATGTATTACAAGAACATCATAGCTCATAAAGGGCTCCTTGTCATCGATGATGAGCTAGCCACCGATCCGAGGACCGCACCTTTTGTGGCGAAGATGGCTGCGGACAATGGTTACTTCCATGAGCAATTCTCACGCGCTATCAGGCTCTTGTCTGAGACCAATCCTCTCACCGGTGACCAAGGGGAGATCAGGAAGGATTGTCGCTATGTGAACTAA
- the LOC108848372 gene encoding probable E3 ubiquitin-protein ligase RHG1A: MGHRHFPGSSQLFDDEHDQGWNHIHPEHPYTSLERTGASENRSHFHPSENMLSEGMPVSSHWNSSTGPNAYTASGHGVERPHYNPGTSCPSHVPFMSSAAATFSAPHEHYVTSASSSYWNSQTWSFDSYVGLPMENARGAQKRKKNPCDSSVYEMGSSSHYNSERTSSDSSFPWELHMGKSTARDHDPHYMPRLMNPGYRSNNLSNRGESSSRNVRSRPTLDLETSVSLGLDSRSKHQNGDHCSSGHFPVQASHVDKDWNFPRHFPVPRDIIGFSPETNNFLPLRNVVNSTSVDTSGYHQGTIGNRNYAVSHGFPRTSSASTSRFSHRSTTPTYRSGLRLGHVASSYGDRSHFVTETYPSRPLWPPPPISLSSSDGPGRRRSSYERFQSPFDEVALNERFSSQRFMGVDHQPHYGSRNMQDHHRDMRLDIDDMTYEDLLDLGERIGSVNTGLSNGAITSCLLETILYPTDDQRKCAICLEEYKEGEELGELKGCGHDYHGGCIKKWLSLKNSCPICKSPAFFI; this comes from the exons ATGGGTCACAGACACTTTCCGGGTTCATCCCAACTTTTCGATGATGAACATGATCAAGGCTGGAACCATATACACCCAGAACATCCATATACCAGTCTAG AAAGAACTGGGGCCAGTGAGAACAGATCGCATTTTCATCCATCAGAAAACATGTTGAGTGAAGGAATGCCTGTTTCTTCGCACTGGAACTCTTCTACGGGACCAAATGCCTATACCGCTTCAGGTCATGGTGTGGAGAGGCCACACTACAATCCAGGAACTTCTTGCCCATCCCATGTCCCTTTCATGAGTTCAGCAGCTGCAACTTTCTCTGCTCCGCATGAACATTATGTGACATCTGCATCTTCTTCGTACTGGAACAGCCAGACATGGTCATTTGATAGCTATGTTGGTCTACCTATGGAAAATGCGAGAGGAGCACAGAAGCGGAAAAAAAACCCATGCGATTCTTCCGTCTATGAAATGGGAAGTTCAAGCCATTACAACAGCGAAAGAACTTCCTCAGACTCCTCCTTCCCCTGGGAGTTGCACATGGGAAAATCAACAGCTCGTGATCATGATCCTCATTACATGCCACGGCTCATGAACCCAGGTTACAGAAGTAATAATCTCTCCAACAGGGGAGAGAGTTCCTCAAGGAATGTCCGTAGTCGTCCTACACTAGATTTAGAGACCAGCGTAAGCTTGGGCCTTGATTCTCGTTCTAAACACCAGAATGGTGACCATTGTAGCTCAGGTCATTTTCCTGTTCAGGCATCTCACGTAGATAAAGACTGGAACTTTCCTAGACACTTCCCAGTTCCTAGAG ATATAATTGGCTTTAGTCCTGAAACAAATAATTTTCTTCCTCTGAGAAATGTTGTCAACAGCACATCTGTTGATACTTCTGGCTATCACCAGGGGACAATCGGAAACAGAAACTATGCAGTTTCCCACGGTTTTCCCAGAACTTCATCTGCAAGCACCTCCCGCTTCTCTCATAGGTCAACAACACCCACCTATAGATCTGGTTTGCGATTGGGACATGTGGCATCTTCCTATGGAGACAGGTCTCATTTTGTCACTGAGACATATCCTTCTAGGCCTCTGTGGCCACCACCACCCATTTCATTGAGTAGCAGTGATGGACCAGGGAGACGCAGGAGTTCCTATGAGAGGTTTCAGTCTCCTTTCGATGAAGTTGCTCTCAATGAACGCTTTTCATCTCAg agatttaTGGGTGTAGATCACCAACCACACTACGGATCCAGAAACATGCAAGATCACCACAGAGACATGAGGCTCGATATCGATGACATGACATACGAG GACCTTCTTGATCTTGGTGAAAGGATCGGGAGTGTCAACACTGGTCTATCCAACGGCGCGATCACCAGTTGCTTGTTAGAGACAATATTGTATCCAACGGATGATCAAAGAAAATGTGCAATCTGCCTG GAGGAATACAAGGAAGGAGAAGAGTTGGGGGAACTGAAAGGGTGTGGTCATGACTACCACGGAGGGTGCATAAAGAAATGGCTGTCTTTGAAGAACTCTTGCCCTATCTGCAAATCACCTGCTTTTTTTATCTGA
- the LOC108848919 gene encoding 60S ribosomal protein L12-2, with protein sequence MPPKMDPSQIVDVYVRVTGGEVGAASSLAPKIGPLGLAPKKIGEDIAKETAKEWKGLRVTVKLTVQNRQAKVTVVPSAAALVIKALKEPERDRKKVKNIKHNGNISFDDVIEIARIMRPRSIAKELSGTVREILGTCVSVGCTVDGKDPKDIQQEIQEGEVEIPEN encoded by the coding sequence ATGCCGCCGAAGATGGACCCGAGCCAGATCGTGGACGTCTACGTCCGCGTGACCGGAGGAGAGGTCGGAGCGGCGAGTTCCCTAGCTCCCAAGATCGGTCCCCTCGGTCTCGCGCCCAAGAAGATCGGAGAAGACATCGCGAAGGAAACCGCCAAGGAGTGGAAAGGGCTCCGCGTCACGGTGAAGCTGACGGTGCAGAACCGTCAGGCGAAGGTGACGGTGGTTCCGTCAGCGGCGGCGCTGGTGATCAAGGCGCTCAAGGAGCCGGAGAGGGACAGGAAGAAGGTGAAGAACATTAAGCACAACGGTAACATTTCGTTTGATGACGTCATCGAGATCGCGAGGATCATGAGGCCGAGGTCTATCGCCAAGGAGCTGAGCGGGACCGTGAGGGAGATTCTCGGTACTTGCGTGTCTGTCGGGTGTACGGTTGATGGGAAAGATCCGAAGGATATTCAGCAGGAGATTCAAGAGGGTGAGGTTGAGATTCCTgagaattaa
- the LOC108853530 gene encoding CASP-like protein 5A1 encodes MMNVSRPAVRPVIAVPVGPTGGANDRPPVRMKDIQGMPGTTGGLILRLSQFVPALISLSVMLTTPDFHSSTAFRGLVFAVGLQSLWSLSLLIIDAYALLVGRSLRNHLVVKCFTIGDGITCILTFAAASASAGITVLFSDLDKCDVKHCTRFETATAMAFISWFAVSPSFFLDFWSLATH; translated from the exons ATGATGAACGTCAGCCGACCGGCGGTTCGTCCGGTAATTGCAGTCCCGGTGGGTCCGACTGGCGGAGCCAACGATAGACCGCCAGTGAGAATGAAGGATATTCAGGGCATGCCAGGAACCACAGGCGGCCTCATCCTCCGCCTCTCCCAGTTCGTCCCCGCTCTCATCTCCCTCTCCGTCATGCTCACCACCCCCGACTTCCACTCCTCCACCGCATTCCG GGGTTTGGTTTTCGCGGTTGGCCTGCAAAGCCTGTGGAGCTTGTCTCTTCTTATCATCGACGCTTATGCTCTTCTGGTGGGAAGAAGCCTCAGGAATCACTTAGTCGTTAAATGTTTCACAATTGGAGATGGA ATCACATGCATACTTACGTTTGCAGCTGCATCTGCTTCTGCTGGCATAACCGTACTATTCAGCGATCTGGACAAATGTGACGTCAAACACTGCACAAGGTTCGAGACCGCCACGGCAATGGCCTTCATCAGCTGGTTTGCTGTGTCTCCTTCCTTCTTTCTCGACTTCTGGTCCTTAGCCACCCACTAA
- the LOC108850979 gene encoding cytokinin riboside 5'-monophosphate phosphoribohydrolase LOG3, giving the protein MEIRAETMQKSKFKRICVFCGSSQGKKSSYQDAAVDLGNELVSRDIDLVYGGGSIGLMGLVSQAVHDGGRHVIGIIPKTLMPRELTGETVGEVRAVADMHQRKAEMAKHSDAFIALPGGYGTLEELLEVITWAQLGIHDKPVGLLNVDGYYNSLLSFIDKAVEEGFISPTAREIIVSEPTAKELVKKLEEYAPCHESVASKLCWEMERIGE; this is encoded by the exons ATGGAGATCAGAGCTGAAACGATGCAAAAGTCAAAGTTCAAAAGAATATGTGTCTTCTGTGGAAGCAGCCAAGGCAAGAAGAGTAGTTACCAAGATGCTGCTGTAGATCTCGGCAACGAACTG GTTTCAAGGGATATTGATCTAGTCTATGGAGGAGGGAGCATAGGATTGATGGGTTTGGTTTCACAAGCTGTCCATGATGGTGGTCGTCATGTTATTGG AATAATTCCAAAGACCCTCATGCCTAGAGAG TTGACTGGTGAAACAGTAGGAGAAGTTAGAGCAGTTGCAGATATGCACCAAAGGAAAGCTGAGATGGCTAAGCACTCTGATGCTTTTATTGCCTTACCAG GTGGCTATGGAACACTTGAAGAATTGCTTGAGGTCATAACTTGGGCTCAGCTTGGAATTCATGACAAGCCG GTGGGTTTGCTCAATGTTGATGGATACTACAACTCTCTGCTCTCATTCATTGATAAAGCCGTCGAAGAAGGATTCATCAGCCCAACTGCTCGTGAGATCATAGTCTCTGAACCTACTGCTAAAGAGCTTGTGAAGAAGCTAGAG GAATATGCACCTTGCCATGAAAGTGTTGCGTCTAAGCTTTGCTGGGAGATGGAACGGATTGGAGAATGA